GGCCATAATATCTTAAAATAAGTTTCTTGTTGTTCGTAAGCCGACCAATCACGGTGGCTTCAACGTTATGTAGTTTAGCCAATTTAAGTAAAGCCGCTAACTTCTTTGGGGGCACAAAAAGCACCATGCGCTCTTGGGATTCCGAAATCCAGATTTCAGTATAGCTAAGCCCGGCATATTTCAAGGGTACTTTGTCAAGCTCCACTACTGCCCCACACTTGGCTAGTTCCCCAATCGCTGAGGACAATCCCCCACCGCCACAATCGGTTGTGGCATTAAATAAATTTTGGTCTCGGGCCATAAGCATGAGATCCGTAATTTTCTTTTCTTCAATTGGATTACCAATCTGCACTGCCTGCGAGGAGATTTCATAACGACTACTGGCTAACTCTAATGAAGCAAAAGTAACGCCGTGAATTCCGTCCCGACCAGTTCGACCTCCAATAAGCACAATCAGATCACCGGGCACAATCTTTTTCTTAAGCTTATTTTTCGGAATAAGTCCAATCGTGCCGCAATATACTAAAGGATTACCCAAATACCGCGGGTCAAATGCCACAGCGCCACAGACCGTGGGGATACCCATCCGATTACCATAATCGCGCACCCCATACACTACGCCTTTAATAATCCGTTTGGGTGCCAGCACCTCAGGCGGCACTTTTTCTTTCGGAAAATCCGGCGGCGCAAAGCAAAACACATCGGTATTGGCAATTGGTTTGGCTCCCAGGCCGGTTCCTAAACAGTCCCGAATCACACCACCAATACCAGTGGCCGCACCACCATAGGGTTCTAAGGCTGACGGATGGTTATGCGTCTCAACCTTAAAACTGATTCCATATTCTTCATTAAATTCAATTACCCCGGAGTTATCTTCAAATACCGAAAGACACCAGGGTTTTTTAAGCTCTTCTGTTACCCGCTTGATATAAGTTTTAAATAAGCCATCAATTATTGTTTCTTTACCAGCTTGACGATAAATAATCTTTGCATGAAAGGTCTTGTGCTTACAGTGTTCTGACCAGGTTTGGGCAAAAGTTTCAAGTTCGATATCGGTCGGATTGCGACCTAATTGGGCATAATACCCCTGAATTGCCTTAAGCTCATCTTTATTTAAGGCCCAGAGATATTTTTGAGAAAGTTTCAAGAGTTCCTCAATTGGCTTATCTAAAATTTCGATATAGTTCACGGTAAACGACTTATGCGGTCCGGGCTGAAAACGCACAAAATAGCGCTCAGAAATCTCCGTAATCGGTTCTTGAATTAAGGGGTTATACAGAAGACTCCGAGCCAGATATCTTAGCTCGCGATCGGTAAGTTTATTGGAAAAATGATACACCTTAGCGGTGCGCACTAAAATATCCGGATAACCCCATTCGGCTAAGGCTTGCGTAATATGTTCCGCTTCGGGATCCATTACCCCGGGTTTATAGATAATTTCAATACTTCCTGGGGCCAAAAATCGTTCGCCAGGCTTTAGTTCTCTAATCCAGTAAGTCTCGGTGACCGGGTCATAAAAATATTTTCGAACAATTTCTGTAACTACAGGCTTTGTAAGCTGGCCGCACAGATAATATACATTAGAAATTTTTACCGACGGTATCTTCTTAAAGCCTAAATCTTTTATACCCTGAATTACAGAATTCTCCTCAGGATTTGTGGTCTTCTTACTTAGAACGACTCGGAAAATTCGCTCGGGCATTTTTAAGCCTCGCCGGGGTTTTTACAAAGGGTTGGTTAGCTAACGCCGGCCTAAAGTATAAAGTTTTTTAAGACCCCGCGCCTTAATTAGATTACGGGTATCAAGAATCAGTCGGCTATGTTTTAAGATAAACTCCGGCTGGTATAGGTCATGATCGGTAAGAATTAACACACAGTCAGCGCGCGCTAACGCTTGGGCGGTAAGTTTTACCGAACGATAAGTTTTATCTTGGATCTTCAATTCGGGCACATAAGGGTCGTTATAACTAATCTTTTTTACCTTGTTCTCTAAAAGTTCCATCACCTTAATCGCTGGGGAAT
This genomic window from candidate division WOR-3 bacterium contains:
- the purL gene encoding phosphoribosylformylglycinamidine synthase subunit PurL, encoding MPERIFRVVLSKKTTNPEENSVIQGIKDLGFKKIPSVKISNVYYLCGQLTKPVVTEIVRKYFYDPVTETYWIRELKPGERFLAPGSIEIIYKPGVMDPEAEHITQALAEWGYPDILVRTAKVYHFSNKLTDRELRYLARSLLYNPLIQEPITEISERYFVRFQPGPHKSFTVNYIEILDKPIEELLKLSQKYLWALNKDELKAIQGYYAQLGRNPTDIELETFAQTWSEHCKHKTFHAKIIYRQAGKETIIDGLFKTYIKRVTEELKKPWCLSVFEDNSGVIEFNEEYGISFKVETHNHPSALEPYGGAATGIGGVIRDCLGTGLGAKPIANTDVFCFAPPDFPKEKVPPEVLAPKRIIKGVVYGVRDYGNRMGIPTVCGAVAFDPRYLGNPLVYCGTIGLIPKNKLKKKIVPGDLIVLIGGRTGRDGIHGVTFASLELASSRYEISSQAVQIGNPIEEKKITDLMLMARDQNLFNATTDCGGGGLSSAIGELAKCGAVVELDKVPLKYAGLSYTEIWISESQERMVLFVPPKKLAALLKLAKLHNVEATVIGRLTNNKKLILRYYGQVVGELDLEFLHRGLPQKIMIALQPKNKPRSNWPLRLKTIDYNKEILAHLSDYNVASKEWIIRQYDFEVQGRTVLKPFVGKDNIGPSDAVVLKPIAEDNKGLAVACGLAFERGEEDGYWLSASAIDEALRNIVAVGGDPQRTALLDNFSWANPEQPQTLGKLVNACRACYEIAKIYETPFISGKDSLYNEHKTTDGKILRIPATLLISAISIVPDINRIVTLDFKQPDDLIYLIGAIKFNSKNNSREFNPYLSKKIFQVLHQVITQGLISACHDISEGGLAVALAEMCLAGNIGAEIHLSSLISRKSREPLNILEFNLLFTENSTKFVVSVPKSHQMAFETQFKDLPMVLIGQTSNHPTLKIFGLNKDLIANLEVSLIKHIWSSSLTRVLS